A section of the Pseudomonas lini genome encodes:
- a CDS encoding alpha-2-macroglobulin: protein MIGARMLRICSKLPLLLALFMPLAAVNAEDTVEPSGYTPVAGESFFLLADSSFASDEQAMVRLEAPGRDYRRFRMEPYGGADIRVYRIDKPLDFLKRQKNLHRVVSDGQFKGEGLSNTLAYLWDNWYRKSRRVMQRAFSYESRQQVTEEVPELKMGTAIAAPTPYDAQPQFALIPGLPVVSQFRYPLWQAKPIQPPEGVNLAGSSSEFVSVSPGNVYIPLGNLKPGLYLVEALIGKYRATTMVFVSNTVAVSKIAGDELLVWAARKHEGSSVPKVNVLWTDGLGVMSSGATDTDGLLRLKHVSPERSFVIGEDEEGGVFVSENFYYDSEIYDTKLYAFTDRPLYRPGDWVSLKIVGREFKNARDSVAPTAADVNVTVLDATGTALQSLALKLDSKAGTQGRFQLPDNAVAGGYELRFSYKDQAYSSAFRVAEYIKPHFEISLNLAKQDYRTGEPVKGSLVLLYPDGKPVANAKLSLSLRAQQLSMVDNELQYLGQFPVELTSAELTTDAKGNASLDLPAAEKPSRYMLTVFASDGAAYRVKTTKEILIDRGAASFRLSAPQRFSAVGGKVAFSYANEGGSEQSKAVNPSSYSWVRLEDQTTGEGKLAAKDKGFSLAFDRPGTYNLTLKDDHGRVLGATGHSVTGDGVKAVPGTVEIVLDKPEYKAGDEALALITFPEPIIDALLSLERDKVEATALLSKGSDWLKMEKLSDTQYRARIQVKDNFAPNLTFSVLYTKGGQYSFQNAGIKVIAPQIDVAIATDKEAYQPGDTVSVDLTTQFAGKPIPAHLTVSVVDEMVYALQPEVAPTIDQFFYHPRRNNVRTSASLSFISYDVALPGSPGAPGKANRSERGVKVLERPRREDVDTAAWQPELITDANGKTRFTFKMPDSLTRWRITARAIADDGQVGQKKQFVRSEKPLYLKWSGPTKFRNSDKPDLGVFAFSQAEKPVKAELVIHYAGAEQRVPVTLNNGINYIALPAFTVANGEWTAELVQDGKTADALAVRLTATGEGWQVTQSQSLDVASGDTPLTLPADATDIRLRLDDSPQALFRSALDDLLSYPYGGVEQTASRLLPLSIAYPTLSSNPQIRDRLRLIMQNSRLRLVQMAGPSASFTWWGFDGEPDAFLTAYAYYADWHASKALELSLPPEHWQRVLEVYAKQSQNTPLLQRALILSFAKQIQLPVNTLLSGLIDDLVKAGEGHAASMMDDGEESLVMSDPDSALGLASARVLTASLARQAKVNLPSAFNGQLEAAQQQVAASSQPFVEALNLSLQAFDQAHAQALLQRLLPQQSTLERALALTWLQRSIEQASPTIALAPGEGWKKKYGDTGEMYWTWQGAASVPAVLSLTGEQERPLRAALSFQSKQPPVDSMAVTITRRLSRLVPGDEAFEFKLEAVGSKPLSSDSLYLDEVIITSKAAKPLRYGMLEVPLPPGADVERTTWGIKLMGKAGTEPTSLEKARFEPGQLAYAIPVDALSGELRLRHLVRFSQKGQFNLPPVRFTQVYAPQNQAQEQTPALGQVTVH from the coding sequence GTCAACGCTGAAGACACCGTCGAGCCAAGCGGCTACACGCCGGTGGCCGGTGAGAGTTTCTTCCTGCTGGCCGACAGCAGTTTCGCCAGCGACGAACAGGCAATGGTTCGCCTCGAAGCGCCGGGCCGCGATTACCGCCGGTTCCGCATGGAACCTTACGGCGGCGCGGACATTCGCGTGTATCGCATCGACAAGCCGCTGGATTTCCTCAAGCGCCAGAAGAACCTGCACCGCGTGGTCAGCGATGGCCAGTTCAAGGGCGAAGGCCTGTCGAACACCCTCGCGTACCTGTGGGACAACTGGTACCGCAAATCCCGTCGGGTGATGCAGCGGGCGTTTTCCTACGAGTCGCGCCAACAAGTCACCGAGGAAGTGCCGGAACTGAAGATGGGCACCGCCATCGCCGCGCCAACGCCTTACGACGCTCAGCCGCAATTCGCGTTGATTCCGGGCCTGCCGGTAGTCAGCCAATTCCGTTATCCGCTGTGGCAAGCCAAACCGATCCAGCCGCCTGAGGGCGTGAACCTGGCCGGTTCTTCCAGCGAGTTCGTCAGTGTCTCGCCGGGCAACGTGTACATCCCGTTAGGCAACCTGAAACCAGGCCTGTATCTGGTGGAAGCGCTGATCGGCAAGTACCGCGCGACCACCATGGTTTTCGTCTCCAACACCGTGGCCGTGAGCAAAATTGCCGGTGATGAATTGCTGGTGTGGGCCGCGCGCAAACACGAAGGCAGTTCGGTGCCCAAGGTCAATGTGCTGTGGACCGACGGCCTGGGCGTGATGAGCAGCGGCGCTACCGATACCGACGGTTTGCTGCGTCTGAAACACGTCAGCCCGGAGCGTTCGTTCGTGATCGGCGAGGACGAAGAGGGCGGGGTGTTCGTCTCCGAGAACTTCTATTACGACAGCGAAATCTACGACACCAAACTCTATGCGTTCACCGACCGGCCGCTGTATCGGCCGGGGGATTGGGTGTCGCTGAAAATCGTCGGCCGCGAGTTCAAGAATGCACGGGACTCCGTGGCACCGACCGCTGCCGACGTCAACGTCACCGTACTCGACGCCACGGGCACCGCGCTGCAATCGCTGGCGCTGAAGCTCGACTCCAAGGCCGGTACTCAGGGCCGTTTCCAGTTGCCGGACAACGCGGTGGCGGGCGGTTATGAACTGCGTTTCAGTTACAAGGATCAGGCCTACAGCAGTGCCTTCCGTGTCGCTGAATACATCAAGCCGCACTTCGAGATTTCCCTGAACCTGGCCAAGCAGGATTACCGCACTGGCGAACCGGTGAAGGGCAGTCTGGTGCTGCTGTACCCGGACGGCAAACCGGTGGCCAACGCCAAGTTGAGCCTGAGCCTGCGGGCCCAACAATTGTCGATGGTCGATAACGAACTGCAATACCTCGGGCAATTCCCGGTGGAGCTGACCAGTGCCGAGCTGACCACCGACGCCAAGGGCAACGCGAGCCTCGATCTGCCCGCCGCCGAGAAACCGAGCCGCTACATGCTCACCGTGTTCGCCAGCGATGGCGCGGCATATCGGGTCAAGACCACCAAGGAAATCCTCATCGACCGCGGTGCCGCCAGTTTCCGTCTGAGCGCGCCGCAGCGGTTCAGCGCAGTGGGCGGCAAGGTTGCATTCAGCTATGCCAACGAAGGTGGCAGCGAGCAAAGCAAAGCGGTCAACCCGAGCAGCTACAGCTGGGTGCGACTTGAAGATCAAACCACTGGCGAAGGCAAACTTGCCGCCAAAGATAAAGGCTTCAGCCTGGCCTTCGACCGTCCGGGCACTTACAACCTGACGCTGAAGGATGATCATGGCCGCGTGCTTGGTGCGACCGGCCATTCGGTCACTGGCGACGGCGTCAAAGCGGTGCCCGGCACCGTGGAAATCGTCCTCGACAAACCCGAGTACAAGGCGGGCGACGAAGCCCTCGCGTTGATCACTTTCCCCGAGCCGATCATCGATGCGTTGTTGTCGCTTGAGCGTGACAAAGTCGAGGCCACCGCGCTGCTGTCCAAGGGCAGCGACTGGCTGAAGATGGAAAAACTCAGCGACACCCAATACCGCGCGCGCATCCAGGTGAAGGACAACTTCGCGCCGAACCTGACGTTCTCGGTTCTTTACACCAAGGGTGGTCAGTACAGCTTCCAGAACGCCGGCATCAAGGTGATCGCGCCGCAAATCGACGTCGCAATCGCCACCGATAAAGAGGCGTATCAGCCCGGCGATACCGTGTCGGTTGACCTGACCACGCAGTTCGCCGGCAAGCCGATTCCGGCGCACCTGACGGTCAGTGTGGTCGATGAAATGGTCTACGCGCTGCAACCGGAAGTCGCGCCGACCATCGACCAATTCTTCTATCACCCGCGCCGCAACAACGTGCGCACCAGCGCCAGTTTGTCGTTCATCAGCTACGACGTGGCATTGCCGGGCAGCCCAGGCGCACCGGGCAAAGCCAACCGCAGCGAGCGCGGTGTCAAAGTGTTGGAGCGGCCACGTCGCGAAGACGTCGACACCGCCGCGTGGCAGCCTGAATTGATCACCGATGCGAATGGCAAAACCCGCTTCACCTTCAAGATGCCGGACTCGCTGACCCGCTGGCGCATCACCGCCCGGGCCATCGCCGATGACGGCCAGGTCGGGCAGAAGAAGCAGTTCGTGCGCTCGGAAAAACCGCTGTACCTGAAGTGGAGCGGCCCGACCAAATTCCGCAACAGCGACAAACCGGATCTCGGTGTGTTCGCTTTCAGTCAGGCCGAGAAACCGGTCAAGGCTGAACTGGTGATTCATTACGCGGGCGCCGAACAACGTGTGCCAGTCACTTTGAACAACGGCATCAACTACATCGCATTGCCCGCTTTCACAGTGGCCAATGGCGAGTGGACCGCCGAGCTGGTGCAGGACGGCAAAACCGCTGATGCCTTGGCCGTGCGCCTGACCGCGACCGGCGAAGGCTGGCAGGTGACTCAGAGCCAGAGCCTGGACGTGGCTAGCGGTGATACGCCGTTGACCTTGCCGGCCGACGCCACGGATATTCGCCTGCGCCTGGATGACAGTCCGCAAGCGCTGTTCCGTTCGGCGCTTGATGATCTGCTGAGCTATCCGTACGGCGGCGTCGAACAGACCGCCAGCCGTTTGCTGCCGCTGAGCATCGCTTATCCGACCTTGTCGTCGAACCCGCAGATCCGCGATCGCTTGCGTTTGATCATGCAGAACAGCCGCCTGCGCCTGGTGCAAATGGCCGGACCGTCGGCGAGCTTCACCTGGTGGGGCTTTGACGGTGAACCGGACGCGTTCCTCACCGCGTACGCCTATTACGCCGACTGGCACGCCAGCAAAGCGCTGGAACTGAGCCTGCCGCCGGAGCATTGGCAGCGGGTGCTGGAGGTGTACGCCAAGCAGTCGCAGAACACGCCGCTGTTGCAGCGCGCGTTGATTCTGTCGTTCGCCAAGCAGATACAATTGCCGGTGAACACGCTGCTCAGCGGTTTGATCGACGATCTGGTGAAAGCCGGCGAAGGCCATGCGGCGAGCATGATGGACGATGGCGAAGAAAGCCTGGTCATGAGCGATCCGGATTCGGCATTGGGGCTGGCCAGCGCTCGAGTGCTGACCGCGTCTTTGGCGCGTCAGGCCAAGGTCAATCTGCCGTCGGCGTTCAATGGTCAATTGGAGGCTGCGCAACAACAAGTGGCCGCCAGCTCTCAACCATTTGTCGAAGCGCTGAACCTGTCGCTGCAAGCTTTCGATCAGGCGCATGCGCAAGCGTTGTTGCAACGCCTGTTGCCGCAGCAATCGACCCTGGAACGCGCCTTGGCGCTGACCTGGCTGCAACGCAGCATCGAACAGGCCTCGCCCACCATCGCACTGGCGCCGGGTGAAGGCTGGAAGAAAAAATACGGTGATACCGGTGAGATGTATTGGACGTGGCAGGGTGCTGCGTCCGTGCCGGCAGTGTTGTCGCTGACCGGGGAGCAAGAGCGTCCGCTTCGTGCAGCGTTGAGCTTCCAGAGCAAGCAACCGCCAGTGGACTCGATGGCCGTGACCATCACTCGTCGTCTGTCGCGTCTGGTGCCGGGTGACGAAGCGTTTGAATTCAAACTCGAAGCGGTCGGCAGCAAACCGTTGTCCAGCGACAGCCTGTACCTGGACGAAGTGATCATCACCAGCAAGGCTGCGAAACCGCTGCGCTATGGCATGCTCGAAGTGCCGCTGCCACCGGGCGCGGACGTCGAGCGCACCACGTGGGGCATCAAGCTGATGGGCAAGGCCGGCACCGAGCCGACCTCGCTGGAGAAGGCCCGTTTCGAACCGGGGCAACTGGCTTACGCGATCCCGGTGGATGCCCTGAGCGGTGAATTGCGCCTGCGTCATCTGGTGCGTTTCTCGCAAAAAGGCCAGTTCAATCTGCCGCCGGTGCGTTTCACTCAGGTCTACGCACCGCAGAACCAGGCTCAGGAACAGACGCCGGCACTCGGTCAGGTCACGGTTCACTGA
- a CDS encoding DUF2300 domain-containing protein translates to MTRRLVWWLLCLMPALATAQDEPLRLGFKGELLSLSQTQVISREPLPADLQTPLGSLWKLFVYGWLVETGAREPAYECRGQSKEEVYCCTGGGKIDRDQALVKSCGLYFEPARLGIAGAEWREYWQARQAPKWLLDLPSLQPQTRVSVAELLKVLAVMPAQDQARRVLLDVVLNAADGNVVGELGGRLRVKTWSWLGDQDPSSRQGGFAGWTADGTPIWAGGRGTSQMVLRNYGQALATVLPSSWPAEAGKCVEVGLFARYPLKRVLSGDRVLAPGPLQGDYRVEFANGNQLDIHSDGELFLLKDKLVARLDREEYVARVLQREARPEPAEAAKALSVAIRTYLLQNATRNGDCLSIDDSSSRQRVAPRPAATESRNIAAWTSDLVLAGSNVTYHTDQPGPDKLSWQQAVEQANAGQRYDAILLHAYPRASLSRWDNPVASCDALPAAQDWLQKQRRGWRPRLESEVGYNEVNTFAVCRLAFGRPFVDRERQRIYVRGVLSLQDRLDLTHEYLHLAFEAHPNGQDETYIEGLARHLLLE, encoded by the coding sequence ATGACCCGGCGTCTGGTCTGGTGGCTGTTGTGTTTGATGCCTGCGCTGGCGACAGCGCAGGACGAGCCGTTGCGTCTGGGCTTCAAGGGTGAATTGCTTTCGTTGAGCCAGACGCAGGTGATCTCGCGTGAGCCATTGCCTGCTGATCTGCAGACGCCGCTGGGCAGTTTGTGGAAACTGTTTGTCTACGGCTGGCTGGTGGAGACCGGCGCGCGTGAACCGGCTTATGAGTGTCGCGGGCAATCGAAGGAAGAGGTCTATTGCTGCACCGGCGGCGGCAAGATCGATCGTGATCAGGCGTTGGTGAAGTCCTGCGGCTTGTACTTTGAGCCTGCCCGGTTGGGCATTGCCGGTGCTGAATGGCGCGAGTATTGGCAGGCTAGACAAGCACCGAAGTGGTTGTTGGACTTGCCGTCGTTGCAACCGCAGACCCGGGTTTCGGTGGCTGAGTTGCTGAAGGTATTGGCCGTGATGCCGGCGCAGGATCAGGCGCGGCGGGTGTTGCTCGATGTGGTGCTGAATGCTGCTGACGGCAATGTCGTCGGTGAGCTTGGCGGCCGGTTGCGGGTGAAAACCTGGAGCTGGCTGGGGGATCAGGATCCCTCGTCGCGCCAAGGCGGATTTGCTGGCTGGACGGCGGATGGCACGCCGATCTGGGCTGGTGGGCGTGGCACCAGTCAAATGGTCTTGCGCAATTACGGTCAGGCATTGGCGACGGTGTTGCCTTCGTCATGGCCAGCGGAGGCGGGGAAGTGCGTCGAGGTCGGCCTGTTCGCGCGTTATCCGCTGAAACGCGTGCTGTCGGGGGATCGCGTGTTAGCGCCCGGTCCTTTGCAAGGTGACTATCGCGTTGAGTTCGCCAACGGCAATCAACTCGATATCCACAGCGACGGCGAGTTGTTCTTGCTCAAGGACAAACTGGTCGCCCGCCTGGACCGCGAAGAATACGTCGCCCGCGTTCTGCAGCGCGAAGCCAGACCGGAACCTGCCGAAGCCGCCAAAGCCCTGAGCGTCGCGATCCGCACCTACTTGCTGCAAAACGCTACCCGTAACGGCGACTGCCTGAGCATCGATGACAGCAGCAGCCGACAACGCGTCGCCCCACGCCCGGCCGCCACCGAATCGCGCAACATCGCCGCGTGGACCAGCGACCTGGTCCTCGCCGGCAGCAACGTCACCTATCACACCGATCAACCGGGGCCGGACAAGCTCTCCTGGCAGCAAGCCGTCGAACAGGCCAATGCCGGGCAACGCTACGACGCCATTCTGCTGCACGCTTATCCGCGCGCCAGCCTCAGCCGCTGGGACAATCCCGTCGCTTCCTGCGACGCATTGCCCGCCGCGCAAGACTGGCTGCAAAAGCAACGCCGCGGCTGGCGTCCACGGCTGGAAAGCGAAGTGGGTTACAACGAAGTCAACACTTTCGCCGTCTGCCGCCTGGCCTTCGGCCGTCCTTTTGTCGACCGCGAACGCCAGCGCATTTACGTGCGCGGCGTGCTGTCGCTGCAAGACCGCCTCGACCTGACCCACGAATACCTGCACCTGGCCTTCGAAGCACACCCCAACGGCCAGGATGAAACCTACATCGAAGGGCTCGCCCGCCACCTCTTGCTGGAATAG
- a CDS encoding YfaP family protein, with the protein MKLRYPQVLLFLCSFCVWPTTFAADSAVKLDTPVGGWRTGAPEGEGENFRQTVNYPASSVNTPVGQANTARITGQINSTPKGNEPGKLIVNGVSMPLKIDPAGRYDRPFSFPNGSNSVEVRSPDGQQRHRTQFLNTSGGATPAKLRVLLAWDSDGTDIDLHLVTPDGGHIWYGDRVAANGGALDVDVTTGYGPEIFAMPAPIKGQYLVYVNYYGGGYRSDEDGQEEAVQPLTTAQITVITEEGTPNEKMETFLVPMRAVGELTLVKGFSYP; encoded by the coding sequence ATGAAACTCCGTTACCCACAGGTCCTCCTGTTCCTTTGTTCCTTTTGCGTATGGCCGACCACGTTCGCCGCCGATAGCGCGGTCAAACTCGACACGCCCGTCGGCGGCTGGCGCACGGGCGCGCCCGAAGGCGAAGGCGAAAACTTTCGTCAGACGGTTAATTACCCGGCGTCCTCGGTCAACACGCCGGTGGGGCAGGCGAATACCGCTCGCATCACCGGCCAGATCAACTCCACCCCCAAGGGCAATGAACCCGGCAAACTCATCGTCAACGGTGTCAGCATGCCGCTGAAAATTGACCCCGCCGGCCGCTATGATCGCCCGTTCTCATTCCCCAACGGCAGCAACAGCGTTGAAGTGCGCAGCCCCGATGGTCAACAGCGGCATCGCACCCAATTCCTCAACACCAGCGGCGGCGCTACCCCGGCCAAGTTGCGGGTATTGCTGGCCTGGGACAGCGACGGCACCGACATCGACCTGCACCTCGTCACGCCTGACGGTGGGCACATCTGGTACGGCGACCGCGTCGCGGCCAACGGCGGTGCACTCGACGTCGATGTCACCACCGGCTACGGCCCGGAAATCTTCGCCATGCCGGCGCCGATCAAGGGGCAATACCTGGTGTACGTGAACTACTACGGTGGCGGGTATCGCAGTGATGAGGACGGGCAGGAAGAGGCTGTTCAGCCCCTGACCACCGCGCAGATCACGGTGATTACGGAGGAGGGGACGCCGAACGAGAAGATGGAGACATTCCTGGTGCCGATGCGGGCGGTGGGGGAATTGACGTTGGTGAAGGGGTTTAGTTATCCGTAA
- a CDS encoding SPFH domain-containing protein, which produces MVVKSGYVKRIIFLLLAALVVFVASESFYTINEQDRGIVLRNGKFLTEAHPGLGWKIPLVDEVTSISMQRNLAYWGAFQARTEDLDLMELEISIVWRVAPGEVLKMYKKYTTLEAVENALLIPKVTEQARLVVSHYNTEQALKNREAFIRSFSTAIRGAIDGPVIIESVDIGSVHMKSIHIE; this is translated from the coding sequence GTGGTTGTTAAGTCTGGTTACGTCAAGCGAATCATTTTTTTATTGTTGGCGGCTTTAGTTGTTTTTGTCGCTAGCGAGTCGTTTTATACCATCAATGAACAAGATCGCGGTATCGTCCTGCGTAACGGCAAATTTTTGACCGAGGCTCATCCTGGGTTGGGTTGGAAGATTCCGCTTGTGGATGAAGTGACCAGTATTTCAATGCAAAGAAACCTCGCCTATTGGGGCGCTTTTCAAGCAAGAACTGAAGATTTGGATTTGATGGAGTTGGAGATTTCTATTGTTTGGCGCGTAGCGCCAGGCGAAGTTTTGAAAATGTATAAAAAATACACCACTCTCGAAGCTGTCGAAAATGCTTTGCTGATACCTAAGGTGACAGAACAAGCCAGGCTGGTAGTGTCTCATTACAATACAGAACAGGCACTGAAAAATCGGGAGGCGTTTATTCGCAGTTTTTCTACTGCGATCAGGGGCGCTATTGACGGGCCTGTCATAATTGAAAGTGTAGACATTGGTAGCGTGCACATGAAAAGCATACACATTGAATAG